A window of Streptomyces profundus genomic DNA:
CACCCTGACTCCTACTACAACGTGTCGGACCGGCTGGTCAGGGAGACCCCGGGAGCCTGGAAGCCGGACCAGTACAGCAATCCGGACAACCCCCGTTCCCACTACGAGACCACGGGCCCCGAGCTCTGGACCCAGACCGAGGGCCGGATCACCCACTTCGTCGCCGGCGTCGGCACCGGCGGCACCATCTCGGGCACCGGTCGCTACCTCAAGGAGGTCAGCGAGGGACGGGTGCGGGTGGTCGGCGCCGATCCGGAGGGCTCGGTCTACTCCGGCGGATCGGGCCGGCCCTACCTGGTCGAGGGCGTCGGCGAGGACTTCTGGCCCGACGCCTACGACCGTGGGGTCGCGGACGAGATCGTCGCCGTCTCGGACAAGGACTCCTTCCAGATGACCCGCCGGCTGGCCCGCGAGGAGGGCCTGCTGGTCGGCGGCTCCTGCGGGATGGCCGTGGTGGGCGCGCTGGAGGTGGCCAGCCGGCTCGGTCCCGACGATGTGGTGGTGGTGCTCCTGCCGGACAGCGGGCGCGGCTATCTGAGCAAGATCTTCAACGACGAGTGGATGGCCGACTACGGCTTCCTTGAGGGCGGCGAGCCGGCCACCCGCGTCGCCGACGTGCTGCGCGGCAAGGACGGCGGCCTTCCGTCCCTGGTGCACATGCACCCGGACGAGACGGTGGGCGAGGCGATCGAGGTGCTGCGCGAGTACGGCGTCTCCCAGATGCCGGTGGTCAAGCCGGGGGCGGGGCACCCCGATGTGATGGCCGCCGAGATCGTCGGCTCGGTCGTCGAACGGGAGCTGCTGGACGCGCTGTTCGCCCAGCGGGCCGCCCTGGACGACCAGCTGGACAAGCATCTGAGCGCACCGCTGCCGCATGTCGGCTCGGGCGAGCCGATCGCCGACCTGATGGCCACCCTGCAGGACGCGGACGCCGCCGTGGTGCTGGTGGACGGCAAGCCGGCCGGGGTGGTCAGCCGCCAGGACCTGCTCGCGTTCCTGGCCGGGAAGAGCTGAGCGGGGCACGCCGCCGACGGGCGCGCGGAGCGGGGCCTCGCCGGAGGCCGCCGAGGCCGCCGCGCGCCTGGTCGCCCAACGGAACCCGAAGTGTCACGGCCGGGCAACGCGTCGTTAACACCGCTCCGGCAGAGTTCTTGGTGTCGGCACCAAGGACCTCCGGAGCGGCTCCCGGACCTCCCTGGTCGCCCGGACACGAGGCCCCGACCCGGCCCGTGTCCCTGCGGGGACCGCCGTCGTCCCGCCCTCGGCCTCGTGCCGGGGTGCGGCGGTCCCCGCACACCACTTCCCCGGCCCGTGGGCCCCGCAGGGCCCCGTGGGGCCCCGTGGGCTAGTCCCAGTCGGACTTCTTCTGCTCCTCGCCCCCGCGCAGCATGGAGTGCCCCAGGAAGCAGGCGTTGACGCCGACCACGCCCGTCCAGCAGACCAGAAGGCCGGCGAGACCGGTCTGGGCCGCGGCGATGGCGGACAGCGGGATGGCCAGCACCAGGGAGAGCGCCGCGAGGCCGAAGGCGACGCCCGGGCCCTGCGTGTCGACGCTGCCGGGGGGCCGGCCGCCCCTCGCGATCACCATCTGCTGCTCGGCGACCTGACGTCGCACCCGCTTGTCCACCGTGCTGTCGATGCGCTGCTCGACCTTCTCCAGGAACGAGTCCACCAGCTCGGACTCGTACCCCTCGCCCAGCTCCCTACGCGTCTGCACGGCGGCTTCGAGATCCCTTTTCAGGTCGGTGTCTCGGTTCAGCTCCGGATCGCGCCCACTCGTCATACGGCCACGCTACGGCGCCTCGCGGCCGGCCCGCACTAGGGGTAACCCCCCATTCGTCCCGTGGGCCACCCCGAGGCCGCCGCCGACGCCCGGGCCCGCTGTCGGTGCCGCTGCCTAGACTGACGCGGTGAGTGAGGCGAGCGCGCGCTTGGCAGGGCTGTTCGACGGGCATCGGCTGACCCCGACCCAACGGCGCATCGCGCAGGTGGTCGTGCGGCGGGCCGAGGAGGCGCCGTTCCTGTCCAGCGTCGAGTTGGCCGAGCTGGCGGGGGTGAGCCAGCCCTCGGTCACCCGGTTCGCCGTGGCGCTCGGCTTCGATGGCTATCCGGCGCTCAGGCGGCGGCTGCGCGAGGCGCTGCGCGACGGCCGGGGCGGCGCCGCCGGGCGGGACGGCGCCGAGCCGAACGTCTACCAGCAGGCGGTGCTCGCCGAGATCGAGCAGCTGCGGCGGCTGGTGTCCTGGCTCGGGGATCCGGAGCGCCTTGAGCGCGCCGGCCGGCTGCTCGCGGCGTCCCGGCCGCTGCCGGTGCTGGGGCTGCGCGCCGCCTCGGCGGAGGCGGGTGGCTTCGCCTACTTCGCGGCCAAGGTGCATCCGGATGTGCGCCTGCTGGACCAGGGCGGCTCGCTGCTGGCGGACCGCATCGAGCAGGCGGCCGACGCCGGGGCCACGGCGCTGCTGTGCTTCGCGCTGCCCCGCTACCCGCGCGAGCTGGTCGAGGCCCTGGCGGTGGCGCGGGCCTCGGGGCTCGCCCTGGTGACGGTGGCGGACAGCGTGTTGGCGCCCGTCGCCGATCCTTCGGATCTGCTGTTCACCGCCCCGGTGAGCACCGCGCTCTCGTTCGACACGGCCTGCGCGCCGATGCTGCTGGGGCGCGCGTTGCTCGAGGCGATGTGCGACGCGCTGCCGGCCGCCCAGACCCGTCTTGAGCGCTTCGACGCCAGGGCGGCCGACCGGCGGGTCTTCTGGGACTGACGCCCCCCGCCGCTGCGTTCGGGCCTACAGCGATCCGCCGGACTCCTCGACGAGCTCCTCCAGGGTCTGCGCGCGCCGCAGCGGCGTGAACACGGCGGGCCCCGCGCCGTCCACGGTGAAGCCGTAGACGGCGGGTCGCGGCAGCGCGTTGTAGCCGAACGGGGTGGAGAAGTAGTAGGCGCCGGTGTCCAGCAGGGCCACCAGATCGCCGGGGCGCAGCCGGGGCAGCGGACGGTCGATGGCGACCAGGTCGCCGGCGAAGCAGCAGGGCCCCGCGACGTCCTGACGCTGGATCGGCCCGGCGCCGGGCTCGCCCTTCGCGTCGTAGACGGCCACCCGCAGCGGCCAGGAGGCCGGCGCGAACACGGTGCGCACCGCGACCTGCGCGCCGGCGTGCGTGACCGCGATCGGGCGCCCGCCGGCCTCCTTGGTGTACTCGACCCTGGCCACCACCGCGCCCGCCTTGGCCAGCAGCGACCGGCCGAACTCGGTGACCAGTCCGTAGCGGCCGTCGAACAGCCCGGGGACGGTGTCCCGCAACAGGCGGGCGTACTCGGCGAAGCTGGGCGTGACCTCGTCGGAGTCGAAGTTGACGGGCAGCCCGCCGCCGATGTCCAGGGTGTCGATCCGTCGCTCGCCGGCCGCGGCGTTGACCTCCTCGGCCAGTTCGTAGCTCTCCCGCACGCCCTCGGCCATCCGGGCGAGGGCCATGCCCTGCGAGCCCACGTGGCAGTGCAGCCGGGTCAGCCAGGGGCGGTCGAGGAAGGCGCGCACCACCCAGTCGCGCGCTCCCGGATCGCGCAGCGCGATGCCGAACTTGCTGGTCGCGGTCGCGGTGCTCATCGCGTCGATGGTGCCGCCGCCCAGCTGCGGGTTGATCCGCAGGCCCAGCGGACCGTGTCCAGGGTGCGCCGGCAGCAGGGCGTCCAGCCGGGCGAGTTCCTGCGGGTTGTCGGCGTTCATGGCGATGCCGAGGCGCAGCGCCTGACGCAGCTCCGTCTCGGTCTTGGCGGGCGAGTCGAGCACGATGCGGTCGGGGGCGAGCCCGGCGCGCTGGGCCAGGGCCAGCTCTCCGAGGCTGGCCACCTCGCTGCCGATGCCGAACCCGTCCAGCAGGCGCAGCACCGGCACCAGGGTGCCGGCCTTGACCGCGAAGGTGTGCAGGACCGGCTGACCGGGCGCGGTGACCGCATCGAAGGCAGCATGGAGAGC
This region includes:
- a CDS encoding cystathionine beta-synthase; translation: MQYHESMIELIGNTPLVRLNRVTEGIEATVLAKVEYFNPGGSVKDRIAVRMIEAAERSGALRPGGVIVEPTSGNTGVGLAIVAQRKGYHCVFVCPDKVSTDKINVLRAYGADVVVCPTAVDPEHPDSYYNVSDRLVRETPGAWKPDQYSNPDNPRSHYETTGPELWTQTEGRITHFVAGVGTGGTISGTGRYLKEVSEGRVRVVGADPEGSVYSGGSGRPYLVEGVGEDFWPDAYDRGVADEIVAVSDKDSFQMTRRLAREEGLLVGGSCGMAVVGALEVASRLGPDDVVVVLLPDSGRGYLSKIFNDEWMADYGFLEGGEPATRVADVLRGKDGGLPSLVHMHPDETVGEAIEVLREYGVSQMPVVKPGAGHPDVMAAEIVGSVVERELLDALFAQRAALDDQLDKHLSAPLPHVGSGEPIADLMATLQDADAAVVLVDGKPAGVVSRQDLLAFLAGKS
- a CDS encoding MurR/RpiR family transcriptional regulator, encoding MSEASARLAGLFDGHRLTPTQRRIAQVVVRRAEEAPFLSSVELAELAGVSQPSVTRFAVALGFDGYPALRRRLREALRDGRGGAAGRDGAEPNVYQQAVLAEIEQLRRLVSWLGDPERLERAGRLLAASRPLPVLGLRAASAEAGGFAYFAAKVHPDVRLLDQGGSLLADRIEQAADAGATALLCFALPRYPRELVEALAVARASGLALVTVADSVLAPVADPSDLLFTAPVSTALSFDTACAPMLLGRALLEAMCDALPAAQTRLERFDARAADRRVFWD
- a CDS encoding diaminopimelate decarboxylase, producing the protein MEPPSRRDHAVRALLAHGLLTDDQPLAALLDLRSVQETTTALHAAFDAVTAPGQPVLHTFAVKAGTLVPVLRLLDGFGIGSEVASLGELALAQRAGLAPDRIVLDSPAKTETELRQALRLGIAMNADNPQELARLDALLPAHPGHGPLGLRINPQLGGGTIDAMSTATATSKFGIALRDPGARDWVVRAFLDRPWLTRLHCHVGSQGMALARMAEGVRESYELAEEVNAAAGERRIDTLDIGGGLPVNFDSDEVTPSFAEYARLLRDTVPGLFDGRYGLVTEFGRSLLAKAGAVVARVEYTKEAGGRPIAVTHAGAQVAVRTVFAPASWPLRVAVYDAKGEPGAGPIQRQDVAGPCCFAGDLVAIDRPLPRLRPGDLVALLDTGAYYFSTPFGYNALPRPAVYGFTVDGAGPAVFTPLRRAQTLEELVEESGGSL